The Deltaproteobacteria bacterium genome segment TAGAATGCCTACGCTGTAACGCCCCCCTTTGGCAACCGACCACTGGGCACGGCTGCGCGCCTCTCCCTGATGGGCGGCGGCTACCGACGCTTCGACAGCGCTGATATCCGAATCGATTGCAGCCAGCTGGGCTGTTGTCCTGTCCAGGATGTTCCGAGCTCGATCCCATTGCTGCTGCGCAATGGCCTGTTCTTTGAGGAGCCTGTCGTAGCGTTCGAAATCGCGGCGGGCAATCGTCAAATCAGCTTGCGTGGCGATCCGCTGCTGTTTTAACGCTTCCAGTTTGTGTTCGCTTTCCCGAATCCGGTCCCGGGCCTCCCCGACGCCGCTCTGGGCTGAGTCCTGTTGGGCTGCGGTCTGGATATCGCTCTGGGAAACAGAAAGGCCCATGGCCTTCAGTTCCGCTTCGGTTCGGGTGAGGACCGCCTGCGCTTCATCGACTGCCAGTTGATAGTCCCGGGGATCCAGTGATACGAGTTCCTGATCCAGTGTGACGGCATCGTCGTTCTCGACGAAAATATCCTGAACCGTACCGGGGATTCGGCTGCTGATCTTGGCACTTTCTGCCATGACGTAGGCGTTGTCGGTGGAAACCTTGTTGTGGATGAATAAAAACCAGTACAGGCCGCCGAGAATCAGAAGAGCCGCGGAAAAAAGAGTTAGGCCGCGCAGCCACTTTTGCCGGTTATTATGATTGTTGTTTCCGTTGGTTGGCTCCGACACCGTAGCTCCTTGTACACGCCGATCAATTTAATAAAAATGAATGGACCATGAGACCAGGTGAAACGTTACAAAAAGATGTTGGGTGTTGCAAGGGAAATGAAGGGAATAAACAACGCCCGGGGTACACGGCTTGGATCGCCTGGATGCTGCGAAACATTTCGTTTGTCTCCGGTTCAAGCGCGATCTGCGCACCGGACTCATTCCTGTCTTTTGCCGATATTCTTTCATGTGTTCTTTGTTTTGCAGATGGACGAGCAAGTGCCACATAACCTGTCTCGAGCCGGGAGGTAATCCTAAGATGAATTCCGCTCACCAAGGACTGAGTTGCCGCAGCGGCCAGGAGGCAAATCCGAGGATCATTTGAAATCGTCGATAAAACGTGATATGCCCGGAACCGTAGGCTGGATCTCCGGCCAAAACAAGGAAACAAACTGTAAATCAACAAGATGTACGAGTACCACGCCCATAATCTGACTTTAGCGAAGATCGTGAACAACGGCAGGCGCTGTCTTTCCTGCGGGACCCCAGCCATCACCAACCGACAACGCTACTGTTCCCCCGCATGTCGCCGCCGTCTCCAGTTCAAGCTCGACCTGCGCACCGGACTCATTCAAGCGCTGAACGCCCAATACGCCACCTTCTGCTTTTCCGACGAACAAATTTTCATGGATGTCCTTCCATATGGTAGGCAGGAT includes the following:
- a CDS encoding HlyD family secretion protein, whose product is MSEPTNGNNNHNNRQKWLRGLTLFSAALLILGGLYWFLFIHNKVSTDNAYVMAESAKISSRIPGTVQDIFVENDDAVTLDQELVSLDPRDYQLAVDEAQAVLTRTEAELKAMGLSVSQSDIQTAAQQDSAQSGVGEARDRIRESEHKLEALKQQRIATQADLTIARRDFERYDRLLKEQAIAQQQWDRARNILDRTTAQLAAIDSDISAVEASVAAAHQGEARSRAQWSVAKGGRYSVGILRQQFAALRAKREEVSAQLQEARLRLTYCTITAPIGGFIAQKRVQKGDRIQPGQVLMAVVPLEGVYIEANFKETQLKHVRIGQPVTIKADIYPGYTFEGKVSGIRAGTGAAFSLLPPENATGNWIKVAQRVPVKIRLNRKPPPDHPLRIGLSVIATIHTKDRQGSMLMAVSDSVEKER